The following are encoded together in the Streptomyces flavofungini genome:
- a CDS encoding VOC family protein, with product MPKITPNLWFDTQALEAAEFYVSVFPNSKVTNVSYYGEAGPRPAGTVLTVEFSLDGQDFTGINGGPEFTFDEAVSFQIGCADQDEVDHYWTELTADGGQESQCGWLKDKYGLSWQVVPDELGALMTDPDPQRAQRAMAAMLTMQKLDVAALRAAADGA from the coding sequence ATGCCCAAGATCACGCCCAACCTCTGGTTCGACACCCAGGCACTGGAGGCCGCCGAGTTCTACGTCTCCGTGTTCCCGAACTCCAAGGTCACCAACGTCTCGTACTACGGCGAAGCGGGCCCGCGCCCGGCCGGCACGGTCCTGACGGTCGAGTTCTCGCTCGACGGCCAGGACTTCACCGGCATCAACGGCGGCCCCGAGTTCACCTTCGACGAGGCCGTCTCCTTCCAGATCGGCTGCGCCGACCAGGACGAGGTCGACCACTACTGGACCGAGCTCACCGCGGACGGCGGCCAGGAGAGCCAGTGCGGCTGGCTCAAGGACAAGTACGGCCTGTCCTGGCAGGTCGTCCCCGACGAACTGGGCGCCCTGATGACCGACCCCGACCCACAGCGCGCGCAGCGGGCCATGGCGGCGATGCTCACGATGCAGAAACTCGACGTGGCGGCGCTGCGAGCGGCGGCGGACGGCGCCTAG
- a CDS encoding ATP-binding cassette domain-containing protein, with product MSWSVDRRAVLLLLVCQLCTGLAAAVLLTATSRAMGPILGGGPVPERLHQALPALLVAAGAGSLARVAGAVATYAERRITPKLTTETDTALVEAVCRVEAAAYAVDGFADRQEAAEMGAMRTRVMVTDAQRLMSALVRMVTASGFLSVLNPLMLPLLLLAVLPAGAGAVLSARVDYQVHYANIADRNVRGMMRWWTTTPKYGDEVRANGMTDYLLFWYRSLSDRCDRRTLAAAPRTLRITLVSSLVSGLFLVATWAALAWLALTGRIALAIAATAVVAVQTTLAALSQVVVNAAAVFHTSLYLSDMQAFLDDAAARAPKRGDLDLHAPVDEIQLDEVVYQYPGRGRPAVDGVSLTLRRGEILAIVGANGSGKSTLTRLITGIYLADKGRVTWNGTDLSQVAPATVWCRTGLVPQIFAQWPLRARENVTLGQPRSFDDEQVWEAIDAVGMREAIENLPSGLDTLLAREVFGGAELSGGQWQRLACSRALYRRPSLLILDEPTSQMDPRGEHAVFEEIKAIAADRITIVVTHRLENTKSADHIVLMEEGRICEQGRYDDLVNAGGTFSELLALSRDR from the coding sequence ATGTCGTGGAGCGTCGATCGCCGTGCCGTACTGCTCCTCTTGGTCTGCCAGTTGTGCACGGGCCTGGCCGCCGCGGTCCTGCTGACGGCGACCTCCCGGGCCATGGGGCCGATCCTGGGCGGCGGCCCCGTCCCGGAGCGGCTCCATCAGGCCCTGCCCGCGCTTCTCGTCGCGGCCGGCGCCGGCTCCCTCGCCCGTGTCGCCGGTGCTGTCGCCACGTACGCCGAGCGCCGGATCACTCCCAAGCTGACGACGGAGACGGACACCGCGCTGGTGGAGGCCGTCTGCCGGGTCGAGGCCGCAGCTTATGCCGTCGACGGGTTCGCCGACCGTCAAGAAGCCGCCGAGATGGGGGCGATGCGCACCCGCGTGATGGTCACCGACGCCCAGCGACTGATGTCGGCCCTGGTACGTATGGTCACGGCGAGCGGATTCCTGTCGGTGCTGAACCCGCTGATGCTGCCCCTTCTGCTGCTCGCGGTGCTCCCGGCCGGTGCGGGGGCGGTGCTCAGTGCCCGCGTGGACTACCAGGTCCACTACGCGAACATCGCCGATCGCAATGTGCGCGGCATGATGCGGTGGTGGACGACGACTCCCAAGTACGGGGACGAGGTCCGCGCCAACGGCATGACCGACTACCTCCTCTTCTGGTACCGGTCGCTGTCGGACCGCTGCGACCGACGCACCCTGGCCGCCGCGCCGCGAACCCTGCGGATCACCCTCGTCTCCTCCCTCGTGAGCGGTCTGTTCCTCGTCGCGACCTGGGCCGCCCTCGCCTGGCTCGCGCTGACGGGACGGATCGCGCTCGCCATCGCCGCCACCGCGGTGGTCGCCGTCCAGACGACGCTGGCCGCCCTCTCACAAGTCGTCGTCAACGCCGCCGCGGTGTTCCACACCAGTCTCTACCTCAGCGACATGCAGGCCTTCCTCGACGACGCCGCCGCCCGCGCGCCCAAGCGGGGAGACCTCGACCTGCACGCCCCCGTGGACGAGATCCAGTTGGACGAAGTCGTCTACCAGTACCCCGGCAGGGGCAGGCCCGCCGTCGACGGCGTCTCCCTGACCCTGCGGCGCGGGGAGATCCTCGCCATCGTCGGAGCCAACGGCTCCGGCAAGTCCACGCTCACCCGGCTGATCACAGGCATCTACCTCGCCGACAAGGGCCGGGTCACATGGAACGGAACGGACCTCTCCCAGGTCGCGCCCGCCACCGTCTGGTGCCGCACCGGGCTGGTGCCGCAGATCTTCGCGCAGTGGCCGTTGCGGGCCCGCGAGAACGTCACGCTGGGCCAACCCCGCAGCTTCGACGACGAGCAAGTGTGGGAGGCGATCGACGCGGTCGGAATGCGGGAGGCCATCGAGAACCTGCCGAGCGGCCTGGACACCCTCCTCGCCCGGGAGGTGTTCGGCGGTGCCGAGCTGTCGGGAGGCCAGTGGCAGCGGCTGGCCTGCTCCAGGGCCCTGTACCGCCGTCCATCGCTGCTGATCCTGGACGAGCCCACATCCCAGATGGACCCGCGGGGCGAACACGCCGTCTTCGAGGAGATCAAGGCGATCGCGGCCGACCGCATCACGATCGTGGTCACGCACCGGCTGGAGAACACCAAGAGCGCCGACCACATCGTGCTCATGGAAGAGGGCCGCATCTGCGAACAGGGCCGCTATGACGACCTGGTCAACGCAGGCGGCACCTTCTCGGAACTGCTGGCGCTCTCGCGGGACCGATAG
- a CDS encoding SDR family oxidoreductase yields MTTTTSTQPSSAIPPKFLTGKRAVVTGGTVGMGRAVVRALTDRGAEVIYTGRSDQRLAEAQAALDTPLAHPVRSDATDAAAIAALGDRVADRFGRIDHLFVNQGIAEFQTLEEVTEESWDRIFDVNTKGAFFTVQRLAPLLSEGGSIVFTTVSNDQIFPGLSAYSAAKEAVTAFTKVLAAELLPRKIRVNAITPGFILTPTMGVAELTEEQRAEFIEQGNASTPMGRGGTVEEIAAAALYLAVDATFTTGVELPVDGGFGQGIGT; encoded by the coding sequence ATGACAACGACCACCAGCACCCAGCCCTCCTCCGCCATCCCCCCGAAGTTCCTGACGGGCAAGAGGGCCGTCGTCACCGGCGGCACCGTCGGCATGGGCCGGGCCGTCGTCCGGGCCCTCACCGACCGCGGCGCCGAAGTGATCTACACCGGACGCAGCGACCAGCGGCTCGCCGAGGCACAGGCGGCGCTCGACACCCCGCTGGCCCACCCGGTGCGCTCCGACGCCACGGACGCCGCCGCCATCGCCGCCCTCGGCGACCGGGTCGCCGACCGCTTCGGCCGGATCGACCACCTCTTCGTCAATCAGGGCATCGCCGAGTTCCAGACGCTCGAAGAGGTCACCGAGGAGTCCTGGGACCGCATCTTCGACGTCAACACCAAGGGCGCCTTCTTCACGGTGCAGCGACTGGCGCCGCTGCTGTCCGAGGGCGGTTCGATCGTGTTCACCACGGTCTCCAACGACCAGATCTTTCCCGGCCTCAGCGCGTACTCCGCTGCGAAGGAGGCCGTCACCGCGTTCACCAAGGTCCTCGCCGCCGAACTGCTCCCCCGCAAGATCCGCGTCAACGCCATCACCCCCGGCTTCATCCTCACTCCCACCATGGGCGTCGCCGAACTGACCGAGGAACAGCGCGCCGAGTTCATCGAACAGGGCAACGCCTCCACACCGATGGGCCGGGGAGGCACCGTGGAGGAAATCGCCGCCGCCGCGCTGTACCTGGCCGTCGACGCCACCTTCACCACCGGCGTGGAACTGCCCGTGGACGGCGGCTTCGGCCAGGGCATCGGCACCTGA
- a CDS encoding MerR family transcriptional regulator, with translation MFIGELSRRTHVSTRGLRYYEQQGLLRPRRRASGYREFDASDVATVRRIRILLAAGLNTDLIREVLPCMADEGAILAPTCEEMAQDLERERERLGTSIEQLQAAHAMLGSIIDAGRAAPA, from the coding sequence ATGTTCATCGGCGAGCTGTCGAGGCGCACCCACGTGAGCACCAGGGGCCTTCGGTACTACGAGCAGCAAGGGCTGCTGCGACCGCGGCGGCGAGCCAGCGGCTACCGCGAGTTCGACGCGTCCGACGTGGCCACCGTGCGCCGGATCCGGATCCTGCTCGCGGCCGGGCTGAACACCGACCTGATCCGGGAGGTGCTGCCCTGCATGGCTGACGAAGGCGCCATCCTCGCGCCCACCTGTGAGGAAATGGCGCAGGACCTCGAGCGCGAACGCGAGCGTCTGGGCACCTCCATCGAGCAGCTCCAAGCCGCTCACGCCATGCTCGGCTCGATCATCGACGCGGGACGGGCGGCACCCGCCTGA
- a CDS encoding TetR/AcrR family transcriptional regulator C-terminal domain-containing protein — protein MTKKQGTAARTESGYRAGLTPGAVARAALDVLAEKGADGLSVRATAERLGVRMNTVLWHAKTKTRLLELMADAIVAEIPLDGLPDEWRARVRELMRRYRRALLAHRDGARIVAGTYAAEPATLRFAETLSTALMAGHPTSEREAAWTVWSLLYFVLGLTQEEQSLPKTLDPRLERSLESGEYPSLHRLAAHFRDPSFDGRFEHGLDLLLGTGAA, from the coding sequence GTGACCAAAAAGCAAGGGACGGCCGCACGGACCGAGAGCGGCTACCGGGCGGGACTCACGCCTGGCGCCGTGGCGCGCGCGGCTCTCGACGTACTCGCCGAGAAGGGTGCCGACGGGCTCTCGGTGCGGGCGACGGCGGAGCGCCTGGGCGTGCGCATGAACACCGTGCTGTGGCACGCCAAGACCAAGACCAGGCTCCTGGAGCTGATGGCCGACGCGATCGTCGCGGAGATCCCCCTCGACGGCCTGCCGGACGAGTGGCGGGCGCGCGTGCGCGAGCTCATGCGCCGCTACCGGCGCGCGCTGCTCGCACACCGGGACGGCGCGCGCATCGTGGCGGGCACCTACGCCGCCGAGCCCGCCACGCTCCGCTTCGCCGAGACGCTCTCGACGGCACTCATGGCAGGCCACCCGACGAGCGAGCGCGAGGCCGCGTGGACGGTCTGGAGCCTGCTGTACTTCGTCCTCGGCCTGACGCAGGAGGAGCAGTCACTGCCAAAGACCCTCGACCCGCGTCTCGAGCGGTCGCTGGAGTCGGGCGAGTACCCGTCACTCCACCGCCTCGCGGCGCACTTCCGCGACCCGTCCTTCGACGGCCGCTTCGAGCACGGCCTCGATCTGCTCCTGGGGACCGGGGCGGCCTAG
- a CDS encoding FAD-dependent monooxygenase: MRTQHSDRSDRPGRDVVIAGAGPVGLWLAAELRLGGVPVTVLERRATPSPHSKALTVHPRTLEVLACRGVVEPFLDEGVRLPDGHFAALDHRLDFGVLDTPYPFTLALPQARTEALLERHARAAGADIRRGHRVTGLTEHASGVRVEVEGPDGPYETEAAYVVGCDGTRSTVREAAGIGFPGSDTTVWGWLGDVVLDTPPARPVISVSTPRGGLLCVALPDGVHRIVGHTPDDRRQDWPGELTFEELRAKVRRVNGDDFGMRDPRWLSRFGNAARQAETYRKGRVLLAGDAAHMHFPAGGVGLNVGVQDAANLGWKLAATVRGDAPDGLLDSYHRERHPVGAELIETTRAQTALMTSCSGDGAALRDLLSGAVAAVPEFSRRLAEGLSGLSVAYPADSGSHPLTGRRAPNLRLAGGRDLFGLLRPGRHVLLDLTGAGRADGPSPDVVVHEGPLAEARPDWVGVGSALIRPDGHVARVRV; encoded by the coding sequence ATGCGTACGCAGCACTCGGATCGTTCGGACCGGCCAGGGCGCGACGTCGTCATCGCAGGAGCGGGCCCCGTCGGCCTGTGGCTCGCCGCCGAACTGCGCCTGGGTGGCGTGCCGGTGACCGTCCTGGAGCGGCGCGCCACGCCGTCCCCGCACTCCAAGGCCCTCACCGTGCACCCCCGCACCCTGGAGGTCCTGGCGTGCCGCGGCGTCGTCGAGCCGTTCCTCGACGAAGGCGTGCGGCTGCCGGACGGGCACTTCGCGGCCCTCGACCACCGCCTCGACTTCGGCGTCCTCGACACCCCGTACCCGTTCACGCTCGCCCTGCCGCAGGCCCGCACCGAAGCGCTCCTGGAGCGGCACGCGCGCGCCGCGGGCGCCGACATCCGGCGCGGCCATCGCGTGACGGGCCTGACCGAGCACGCGTCCGGCGTGCGCGTCGAGGTCGAGGGTCCGGACGGCCCGTACGAGACGGAGGCGGCGTACGTCGTCGGCTGTGACGGCACCCGCAGCACCGTGCGGGAAGCGGCGGGCATCGGCTTCCCCGGCAGTGACACCACGGTGTGGGGCTGGCTGGGCGACGTCGTCCTGGACACGCCGCCCGCCCGGCCCGTCATCAGTGTGTCGACACCCCGGGGCGGACTGCTCTGCGTGGCTCTGCCCGACGGAGTCCACCGCATCGTCGGCCACACTCCGGACGACCGACGGCAGGACTGGCCCGGGGAATTGACCTTCGAGGAGCTGCGGGCGAAGGTCCGGCGCGTCAACGGCGACGACTTCGGCATGCGCGACCCGCGCTGGCTCTCGCGGTTCGGGAACGCGGCACGGCAGGCGGAGACGTACCGCAAGGGCCGGGTGCTGCTCGCGGGCGACGCCGCGCACATGCACTTCCCGGCGGGCGGGGTCGGCCTCAACGTCGGGGTGCAGGACGCCGCCAACCTCGGCTGGAAGCTGGCCGCGACCGTGCGCGGCGACGCCCCGGACGGGCTCCTCGACAGCTACCACCGCGAACGGCACCCGGTCGGAGCCGAGTTGATCGAGACGACCCGCGCCCAGACCGCCCTGATGACGTCCTGCTCCGGCGACGGAGCGGCCCTGCGCGACCTGCTCAGCGGTGCCGTCGCCGCCGTACCGGAGTTCTCCCGGCGACTCGCCGAAGGGCTTTCGGGCCTGTCGGTGGCGTATCCGGCGGACTCCGGCAGCCACCCGCTCACCGGCCGCCGCGCCCCGAACCTGCGGCTCGCGGGCGGGCGCGATCTCTTCGGCCTGCTGCGGCCCGGCCGTCATGTGCTGCTCGACCTCACCGGCGCCGGGCGCGCCGACGGCCCCTCGCCGGACGTCGTCGTCCACGAGGGGCCGCTGGCCGAGGCCCGCCCCGACTGGGTGGGGGTGGGATCGGCGCTGATCCGACCGGACGGGCACGTGGCGCGAGTCCGGGTGTGA
- a CDS encoding YoaK family protein: MTNDQQGAGVETPGPQVGDRHPLALVLFALTAVSGFVDAVTFLGLGRVFAANMTGNVVVIGFAAAGAPGFSVVGSLVSLGAFLVGAAGAGRLARALRGRRRATWVRAALAGEAVLLGVTTALAFAGAADATYALIALLALAMGLRNGTVLKLNVPDLTTTVLTRTLTGLAAESRLAGGTDRLAVRRVGATLAMIAGALPGAWLVLRHGIGWPLLVGTAAVTVVACVYRERPGVTPEGTGGPPRKHDFRTDS; this comes from the coding sequence ATGACGAATGATCAGCAGGGTGCGGGCGTCGAGACTCCCGGTCCGCAGGTCGGCGACCGGCACCCCCTCGCCCTGGTCCTCTTCGCGCTCACCGCGGTCAGCGGGTTCGTGGACGCCGTCACCTTCCTCGGGCTCGGGCGGGTCTTCGCGGCGAACATGACCGGCAATGTCGTCGTCATCGGCTTCGCCGCGGCCGGGGCGCCCGGATTCTCCGTCGTCGGATCACTGGTGTCGCTCGGTGCGTTCCTGGTGGGCGCGGCCGGGGCGGGGCGCCTCGCGCGGGCGCTGCGGGGGCGGCGGCGGGCGACGTGGGTGCGGGCCGCTCTGGCCGGCGAGGCGGTGCTCCTCGGCGTCACGACGGCCCTGGCGTTCGCGGGGGCCGCCGACGCCACGTACGCCCTCATCGCCCTGCTGGCCCTGGCGATGGGGCTGCGCAACGGCACCGTCCTGAAGCTGAACGTCCCGGACCTCACCACGACCGTCCTGACGCGCACCCTCACCGGGCTCGCCGCCGAGTCCCGGCTCGCGGGCGGCACGGACCGGCTCGCGGTCCGGCGGGTCGGCGCGACCCTCGCGATGATCGCGGGGGCACTGCCGGGCGCCTGGCTGGTTCTTCGCCACGGGATCGGCTGGCCGCTGCTCGTGGGGACCGCGGCAGTGACGGTCGTGGCCTGCGTGTATCGCGAGCGGCCGGGGGTGACCCCTGAGGGGACGGGCGGTCCGCCCCGCAAGCACGACTTTCGGACGGACTCCTAG
- a CDS encoding acyl-CoA dehydrogenase family protein, which produces MHLEYTPEQQRLRTELRAYFADLVPDRAYTRYAEPAAQKRFYRETIRRLGADGWLGVGWPEEFGGRGLTPMEQFIFFDEAAQAGVPLPLMALNTVGPTLMRYGTDEQKAYFLPRILSGEIDFAIGYSEPDAGTDLAALRTRAVREGDEETGHYTVNGQKIWTTNGDTADWVWLAVRTDPDAPPHQGITMLLVPTSDPGYSCTLINTLASHDTTASYYENIRVPVSRRVGAENKGWRLITNQLNHERVTLAAHGTMAIRALHDVQRWAAETKLADGRRVIDLPWVRRRLAQTHTRLDAMKLLNWQMVNAVQDGTLTPQDASAVKVYGSEARRDAYAWLMEVIGAAGPLKESSAGSVLHGELERGYRSAVIFTFGGGNNEIQREIISWIGLGMPRVRR; this is translated from the coding sequence GTGCACCTCGAATACACCCCCGAGCAGCAGCGGTTGCGCACCGAACTGCGCGCGTACTTCGCCGACCTCGTGCCCGACCGCGCGTACACCCGCTACGCCGAGCCCGCCGCCCAGAAGCGGTTCTACCGCGAGACGATCCGCCGCCTGGGGGCCGACGGCTGGCTCGGGGTCGGCTGGCCCGAGGAGTTCGGCGGCCGCGGGCTCACGCCGATGGAGCAGTTCATCTTCTTCGACGAGGCGGCCCAGGCCGGGGTGCCGCTGCCGCTCATGGCCCTCAACACCGTGGGCCCGACGCTCATGCGGTACGGCACGGACGAGCAGAAGGCGTACTTCCTGCCCCGGATCCTCTCCGGCGAGATCGACTTCGCGATCGGCTACAGCGAGCCCGACGCGGGCACGGACCTGGCGGCGCTCAGGACCCGGGCCGTCCGGGAGGGCGACGAGGAGACCGGCCACTACACGGTCAACGGCCAGAAGATCTGGACGACCAACGGCGACACGGCCGACTGGGTGTGGCTGGCCGTCCGCACCGACCCCGACGCGCCCCCGCACCAGGGCATCACCATGCTGCTCGTGCCGACGTCCGACCCCGGCTACTCCTGCACGCTCATCAACACCCTCGCCTCGCACGACACCACGGCGAGCTACTACGAGAACATCCGCGTGCCCGTCTCCCGCCGCGTCGGCGCGGAGAACAAGGGCTGGCGCCTGATCACCAACCAGCTCAACCACGAACGCGTCACCCTCGCCGCACACGGCACCATGGCCATCCGCGCCCTGCACGACGTCCAGCGCTGGGCCGCCGAGACCAAGCTCGCCGACGGCCGCCGCGTCATCGACCTGCCCTGGGTGCGCCGCCGCCTCGCCCAGACCCACACCAGGCTCGACGCGATGAAACTCCTCAACTGGCAAATGGTGAACGCCGTCCAGGACGGCACCCTCACCCCCCAGGACGCCTCCGCCGTCAAGGTCTACGGCTCCGAGGCCCGCCGCGACGCCTACGCCTGGCTCATGGAAGTCATCGGCGCCGCAGGGCCCTTGAAGGAGTCCTCGGCAGGCTCCGTCCTCCACGGCGAACTGGAACGCGGCTACCGCTCGGCGGTCATCTTCACCTTCGGCGGCGGCAACAACGAGATCCAGCGCGAGATCATCTCGTGGATCGGCCTGGGGATGCCGCGGGTGCGCCGCTGA
- a CDS encoding sulfotransferase: MRTLTFVVGTGRSGSTALSGILHAHPDVLSLNELLASVQSRGFPEGRLGGGDFWRLLAEPNPLFERMIRNGVSMPEFVYPRRPGRFSTEKDGIPALSLMVLPHLSDDPDGLFDELEGTVRRWPERTAAEHYEALFDLLGARFGRTAAVERSGYSLGWVPLLREVFPKARFVHLFRDGPDCALSMSRHPGYRLIFLLREILARTGAARVEELTEDQVRSLPTELAALLGERFDAALVLDSELPLTGFGKLWSELVSQGVDLLGEVPAPSRTTLAYEDLLDEPRAELTRLAEFIGVEPLPQWLDTGAARLDGSRRGSSLRLPAAELAALRECCAPGTRALADGRR; encoded by the coding sequence ATGCGCACCCTGACCTTCGTCGTCGGTACCGGCCGCAGTGGGTCGACCGCGCTGTCCGGCATTCTCCACGCGCATCCGGATGTGCTGAGTCTCAACGAGTTGCTGGCGTCGGTGCAGAGCCGGGGGTTTCCGGAGGGGCGGCTCGGGGGCGGGGATTTCTGGCGGTTGCTCGCCGAGCCCAATCCGCTGTTCGAGCGGATGATCCGGAACGGCGTGTCGATGCCGGAGTTCGTGTATCCGCGTCGTCCCGGTCGCTTCTCGACGGAGAAGGACGGGATCCCCGCGCTGTCCCTGATGGTGCTCCCGCATCTGAGCGACGACCCGGACGGGCTCTTCGACGAGCTGGAGGGGACCGTGCGCCGGTGGCCGGAGCGTACGGCCGCTGAGCACTACGAGGCGCTGTTCGACCTGTTGGGCGCGCGCTTCGGGCGTACGGCGGCCGTCGAGCGGTCCGGGTACTCACTGGGGTGGGTTCCGCTTCTGCGCGAGGTGTTCCCGAAGGCGCGCTTCGTGCACCTTTTCCGGGACGGGCCCGACTGCGCCCTGTCCATGAGCCGACACCCGGGCTACCGGCTGATCTTCCTGCTGCGTGAGATCCTCGCGCGGACCGGAGCCGCGCGCGTCGAGGAGCTGACGGAGGATCAGGTCAGGTCCCTGCCAACCGAGTTGGCTGCGCTGCTCGGGGAGCGGTTCGACGCCGCTCTGGTACTGGACAGCGAGCTGCCGTTGACCGGGTTCGGGAAGCTGTGGTCGGAGCTGGTCAGCCAGGGCGTGGACCTGCTCGGGGAGGTTCCCGCCCCCTCGCGGACCACGCTCGCCTACGAGGACCTGCTCGACGAGCCCCGCGCGGAGCTGACCCGGCTTGCCGAGTTCATCGGCGTGGAGCCGCTCCCGCAGTGGCTCGACACCGGGGCCGCGCGGCTCGACGGCAGTCGGCGGGGCTCCTCACTGCGGCTGCCCGCGGCCGAGCTCGCCGCGCTCCGGGAGTGCTGCGCTCCCGGAACGCGGGCTCTGGCGGACGGCCGACGGTAG
- a CDS encoding YidB family protein translates to MAAFEAPATPLEQLLIATLYDGSQVAAAFDELRQAGLGDKVDSWLSTGENLPVTADELGKVLGGHIARIATITGTTADEIAEKVALMLPLAVDAASPNGELGQ, encoded by the coding sequence ATGGCTGCCTTCGAAGCCCCGGCCACCCCCCTGGAGCAGCTCCTCATCGCCACCCTCTACGACGGCAGCCAGGTCGCTGCCGCCTTCGATGAGCTGCGTCAGGCCGGCCTCGGCGACAAGGTCGACTCCTGGCTGAGCACGGGTGAGAACCTGCCCGTCACCGCGGACGAGCTCGGCAAGGTCCTCGGCGGGCACATCGCCCGGATAGCCACGATCACCGGCACCACCGCCGACGAGATCGCCGAGAAGGTCGCCCTGATGCTGCCGCTGGCCGTGGACGCGGCAAGCCCGAACGGCGAACTGGGCCAGTAG
- a CDS encoding oxygenase MpaB family protein has product MREADAGLFGPSSVTWQAHGDPMMWVAGVRALYFQALHPRAVRGVMQNSTAFDRQKSGRKDAWGRLMRTANFVGTTTYGTTQAAEKAGARVRKIHSMLSATDPDTAERYGVDEPELLLWVHCAEIDSYLHVLRRSGFPIGAAAADRYVAEHRESARLVGLDPDAVPASTAELAAYFEQVRPELAVGPEARAVDDFLLRPPTKALLVPARALLWRRVANLAYASLPRYAHELYGRPAPPPRTVTRRLVATGTLLRLVPARVRWQLPPKHILRAMARLGPGSRPDPRHVPYKVDRRDAILDGPGRAQRGNGGDGARCQRWGTPG; this is encoded by the coding sequence ATGCGCGAAGCGGACGCCGGGCTCTTCGGGCCCTCGTCGGTGACCTGGCAGGCGCACGGAGACCCGATGATGTGGGTCGCGGGCGTCAGGGCCCTGTACTTCCAGGCGCTGCACCCGCGCGCGGTGCGCGGCGTCATGCAGAACTCGACAGCGTTCGATCGTCAGAAGAGTGGCCGCAAGGACGCCTGGGGCCGCCTGATGCGCACCGCGAACTTCGTGGGCACGACGACGTACGGCACCACGCAGGCCGCGGAGAAGGCGGGCGCCCGGGTCCGCAAGATCCACTCGATGCTCTCCGCCACCGACCCCGACACCGCGGAGCGCTACGGCGTCGACGAGCCCGAGCTGCTCCTGTGGGTGCACTGCGCGGAGATCGACTCCTACCTCCACGTCCTGCGCCGCTCCGGCTTCCCGATCGGCGCCGCGGCCGCCGACCGCTACGTCGCCGAACACCGCGAGAGCGCCCGCCTGGTCGGCCTCGACCCCGACGCCGTACCGGCCTCCACCGCCGAACTCGCCGCCTACTTCGAGCAGGTACGCCCCGAGCTCGCCGTCGGCCCCGAGGCCCGCGCCGTCGACGACTTCCTGCTCCGGCCGCCCACGAAGGCCCTGCTGGTCCCGGCGCGCGCCCTGCTCTGGCGGCGCGTGGCGAACCTCGCGTACGCGTCCCTGCCCCGCTACGCCCACGAGCTGTACGGCAGGCCCGCCCCGCCCCCGAGGACGGTCACCCGCCGCCTGGTCGCCACCGGCACCCTGCTGCGCCTCGTACCCGCCCGGGTGCGCTGGCAGCTCCCGCCGAAGCACATCCTGCGCGCCATGGCCCGCCTCGGCCCCGGCAGCCGCCCCGACCCGCGCCATGTCCCGTACAAAGTCGACAGACGGGACGCCATACTGGACGGGCCGGGGAGGGCGCAGCGAGGCAACGGGGGCGATGGCGCGAGATGCCAGAGGTGGGGGACACCAGGCTGA